One Leptolyngbya ohadii IS1 genomic window carries:
- a CDS encoding glucosamine inositolphosphorylceramide transferase family protein yields the protein MKQFIKRFIRKSESWSIGVYEANDLLVLKPPAQARNPVLTARNVTDISAEFVADPFMLRKDDRWYMFFEALNAIDGLGKIALASSLDGFHWTYHQIVLDEPFHLSYPYVFHWNNEYYMVPETYQINEARLYKADPFPDRWVFEKTLLKGMDHVDSSLIRSNHFWWLFSSTTSNDVLRLYYAEDLLGEWQEHPDSPIIEGNARFARPAGRLLELGQRLIRFAQDDQSIYGRQVYAFEITSLTPTHYAERQMFEGEPMLSASDSGWNAVGMHHVDLHPIDSDRWLACVDAKGKPSWHFRPLRN from the coding sequence ATGAAGCAGTTCATTAAAAGGTTCATTCGTAAAAGTGAAAGCTGGTCGATCGGCGTTTATGAAGCCAATGATTTGCTTGTGCTAAAGCCACCTGCTCAGGCGCGAAATCCAGTTCTCACTGCCAGAAACGTTACCGATATTAGCGCCGAATTCGTCGCAGACCCGTTTATGCTCCGAAAAGACGATCGATGGTATATGTTTTTTGAGGCATTGAACGCGATCGACGGGTTAGGCAAAATTGCGCTGGCAAGCAGTCTAGACGGATTTCACTGGACTTATCACCAGATCGTTCTAGATGAGCCGTTTCACCTTTCCTATCCCTATGTTTTTCACTGGAATAATGAATATTACATGGTTCCAGAAACCTATCAGATCAACGAAGCACGGTTGTACAAAGCCGATCCCTTTCCCGATCGATGGGTATTTGAAAAGACACTATTAAAAGGAATGGATCATGTCGATTCCAGCCTGATTCGCTCCAATCATTTTTGGTGGCTATTTTCCTCAACTACGTCAAATGATGTTCTGCGTTTGTACTATGCCGAAGACCTTCTAGGCGAGTGGCAGGAGCATCCTGATAGTCCAATTATTGAAGGCAACGCTCGTTTTGCTAGACCCGCAGGTCGGCTTTTGGAACTGGGTCAGCGATTGATTCGTTTCGCCCAGGATGATCAGTCAATCTACGGTCGTCAGGTTTACGCCTTTGAAATTACATCGCTCACACCAACTCACTATGCTGAGCGACAAATGTTTGAAGGAGAACCGATGCTGAGCGCAAGCGATTCTGGGTGGAATGCTGTAGGAATGCATCATGTTGATTTGCATCCAATTGATTCTGATCGGTGGCTTGCCTGTGTGGATGCGAAGGGAAAACCTAGCTGGCATTTTCGCCCCTTAAGGAATTAA
- a CDS encoding acyl carrier protein gives MPVEKPVAEILRQHIAETILFSTSYPYEDTDSFMENGVLDSMNVMELVVFLEQRFGIQVADHEIIPEHFDSIRQMSDFVQSKQQIAA, from the coding sequence ATGCCAGTAGAGAAACCAGTTGCAGAAATCCTGCGGCAGCATATCGCAGAAACAATTCTGTTCAGCACAAGCTATCCCTATGAAGACACAGATTCCTTTATGGAAAATGGTGTTCTCGACTCTATGAATGTGATGGAACTCGTCGTATTTCTGGAACAGCGATTTGGAATCCAGGTTGCCGATCACGAAATTATTCCAGAGCACTTCGACTCGATTCGTCAGATGTCTGATTTTGTTCAGAGTAAGCAACAG